A genome region from Pseudomonas anguilliseptica includes the following:
- the gbcA gene encoding glycine-betaine demethylase subunit GbcA: MDVTSTLSLGDPLEPARKAAAEMLQTRERTFSLPQPFYNDERLFKIDMQEIFHKEWLIAGMTCEIPAKGNFLTLQLGDNPIMVIRGADGVVHAFHNVCRHRGSRLCTSEKGKVAKLVCPYHQWTYELDGRLLFAGTEMGADFDLKDYSLKPVNCKVAGGYIFISLAENPPAIDDFLSTLAHYMEPYDMENTKVAVQTTLMEKANWKLVLENNRECYHCNGSHPELLNTLLEWDDVTDPRATQAFKDQVSECTTRWDKDNIPYAHASFGLRNRIVRMPLLKGTVSMTMDGKQGCKKLMGRITDPDLGSMRILHLPHSWNHCMGDHMIVFTVWPISAQETMVTTKWLVHKDAVEGVDYYVARLRQVWDATNDQDRRLAEENQRGINSTAYQPGPYSKTYEFGVVNFIDWYSERVLNNLGAAPAPYLRQVGAE; encoded by the coding sequence ATGGACGTCACTTCCACCCTGAGCCTGGGCGATCCGCTGGAGCCCGCACGCAAGGCCGCCGCAGAGATGCTGCAGACCCGCGAACGGACCTTTTCCCTGCCGCAGCCGTTCTATAACGACGAGCGTCTGTTCAAGATCGACATGCAGGAGATCTTCCACAAGGAATGGCTGATCGCCGGCATGACCTGCGAGATTCCGGCCAAGGGCAACTTCCTCACCCTGCAGCTCGGCGACAACCCGATCATGGTGATTCGTGGCGCCGATGGTGTGGTGCATGCGTTCCATAACGTCTGCCGTCATCGTGGCTCGCGCCTGTGCACCAGCGAAAAGGGCAAGGTGGCCAAGCTGGTGTGCCCTTATCACCAGTGGACCTACGAGCTGGACGGTCGCCTGCTGTTCGCCGGCACTGAAATGGGCGCGGATTTTGACCTCAAGGACTACAGCCTGAAGCCGGTCAACTGCAAGGTGGCAGGCGGTTACATCTTTATCTCGCTGGCAGAGAACCCGCCGGCCATCGACGATTTCCTCAGCACCCTGGCTCACTATATGGAGCCCTACGACATGGAAAACACCAAGGTGGCGGTGCAAACCACCTTGATGGAAAAAGCCAACTGGAAGCTGGTGCTGGAGAACAACCGCGAGTGCTACCACTGCAACGGTTCGCACCCGGAACTGCTAAATACCCTGCTGGAGTGGGATGACGTCACCGACCCGCGCGCTACTCAGGCGTTCAAGGATCAGGTCAGCGAGTGCACCACTCGCTGGGACAAGGACAATATTCCCTACGCCCATGCCAGCTTCGGCCTGCGCAACCGCATCGTGCGCATGCCGCTGCTCAAGGGCACCGTGTCCATGACAATGGATGGCAAGCAGGGCTGCAAGAAACTCATGGGCCGCATTACCGATCCGGACCTCGGCTCGATGCGTATCCTGCACCTGCCGCATTCGTGGAACCACTGCATGGGCGACCATATGATCGTCTTCACCGTGTGGCCGATCAGCGCGCAGGAAACCATGGTCACCACCAAATGGTTGGTGCACAAGGATGCCGTGGAAGGCGTTGATTACTACGTCGCCCGCCTGCGTCAGGTGTGGGACGCCACCAACGACCAGGACCGTCGTCTGGCTGAAGAGAACCAGCGCGGCATCAACTCCACCGCTTACCAGCCCGGCCCCTACTCGAAGACCTACGAGTTCGGCGTGGTCAACTTTATCGACTGGTACAGCGAACGCGTGCTCAACAACCTCGGTGCGGCGCCGGCGCCATACCTGCGTCAGGTCGGCGCAGAGTAA
- a CDS encoding L-serine ammonia-lyase, translating into MAISVFDLFKIGIGPSSSHTVGPMRAAVLFSGALAERRLLERTERLQVRLYGSLSATGVGHGSDRAVIMGLMGEWPDQVDPSSIEPRIAELLASGQLQLGGRVSIAFDWQRDMLLLDENLPYHPNAMTLSAFADDGSLLHENTYYSVGGGFVVDAEQAASGQLDQDHTVLPYDFNSAEQLLQLCQSNGLRVSELMMANEKAWRSEAEIRSGLMRLWQAMRECVEQGLKHEGILPGGLNVKRRAAKLHRSLQEMSKPNVIGSTLSGMEWVNLFALAVNEENAAGGRMVTAPTNGAAGIIPAVLHYFVRFSPGGSEANVVDYLLAAAAIGILCKKNASISGAEVGCQGEVGSACAMAAAGLAEILGATPEQVENAAEIGLEHNLGLTCDPVGGLVQVPCIERNAIAAVKAINAAQMALRGDGQHFISLDRVIRTMRDTGADMHDKYKETSRGGLAVSAVEC; encoded by the coding sequence GTGGCTATCAGCGTGTTTGACTTGTTCAAGATCGGCATCGGGCCGTCCAGTTCGCATACTGTCGGGCCGATGCGCGCGGCGGTGCTGTTCAGCGGAGCATTGGCCGAGCGGCGTTTGCTGGAGCGCACGGAACGGCTGCAGGTGCGCCTGTACGGTTCGCTGTCGGCCACCGGTGTTGGCCACGGCAGCGACCGCGCGGTGATCATGGGGCTGATGGGCGAGTGGCCGGATCAGGTCGACCCGAGCAGCATTGAGCCGCGTATCGCCGAGTTATTGGCCAGCGGCCAGTTGCAGCTTGGCGGGCGGGTCAGCATCGCCTTCGACTGGCAGCGCGACATGCTGCTGCTCGACGAGAATCTGCCCTATCACCCCAACGCCATGACCCTCAGTGCCTTTGCCGACGACGGCAGCCTGCTGCACGAGAACACCTATTACTCGGTGGGCGGCGGCTTTGTGGTGGATGCCGAGCAGGCCGCCAGCGGCCAACTGGATCAGGACCACACCGTGCTGCCCTACGACTTCAATAGCGCCGAGCAGCTGTTGCAGCTGTGCCAGAGCAATGGTCTGCGCGTCTCCGAGCTGATGATGGCCAACGAAAAGGCCTGGCGCAGTGAGGCGGAAATCCGCAGCGGCTTGATGCGCCTGTGGCAAGCCATGCGTGAGTGTGTGGAGCAAGGCCTTAAGCACGAAGGCATTCTGCCCGGCGGGCTGAATGTGAAGCGCCGCGCTGCCAAATTGCACCGCAGCCTGCAGGAAATGAGCAAACCCAATGTGATCGGCTCGACCCTCAGCGGCATGGAATGGGTCAACCTGTTTGCCCTGGCGGTCAACGAGGAAAACGCTGCCGGAGGGCGCATGGTCACCGCGCCGACCAATGGTGCGGCGGGGATCATCCCGGCGGTGCTGCATTACTTTGTGCGGTTCAGTCCGGGGGGCAGTGAAGCCAATGTGGTGGACTACCTGCTGGCCGCGGCGGCCATTGGCATTCTGTGCAAGAAGAACGCCTCCATCTCTGGGGCCGAAGTCGGCTGTCAGGGCGAGGTCGGTTCGGCCTGTGCCATGGCCGCGGCCGGGCTGGCGGAGATTCTTGGCGCAACGCCCGAACAGGTGGAAAACGCTGCCGAGATTGGCCTGGAGCACAATCTCGGCCTGACCTGCGACCCGGTCGGCGGCCTGGTGCAGGTGCCGTGTATCGAGCGCAACGCGATTGCGGCAGTGAAAGCGATCAACGCCGCGCAGATGGCCTTGCGTGGCGACGGCCAGCACTTTATCTCCTTGGACCGGGTGATCCGCACCATGCGCGATACCGGTGCCGATATGCACGACAAGTACAAGGAAACCTCGCGCGGTGGGCTGGCGGTTAGCGCTGTCGAGTGCTGA
- a CDS encoding dipeptidase, whose product MNPAELHADSIVIDGLIIAKWNRELFEDMRKGGLTAANCTVSVWEGFQATVNNIAASQKLIRENSDLVMPVRSTADIRKAKEQGKTGILFGFQNAHAFEDQIGYVEVFKQLGVGIVQMCYNTQNLVGTGCYERDGGLSGFGREIVAEMNRVGIMCDLSHVGSKTSEEVILESKKPVTYSHCLPSGLKEHPRNKSDAELKFIADHGGFVGVTMFAPFLAKGIDSTIDDYAEAIEYVMNIVGEDAIGIGTDFTQGHGQDFFEYLTHDKGYARRLTSFGKIINPFGIRTVGEFPNLTETLLKRGHSERVVRKIMGENWVRGLADVWGE is encoded by the coding sequence ATGAACCCAGCCGAATTGCACGCCGACAGCATCGTTATTGACGGGCTGATCATCGCCAAGTGGAACCGCGAACTGTTCGAAGACATGCGCAAAGGCGGCCTGACTGCGGCCAACTGCACCGTGTCGGTGTGGGAAGGCTTTCAGGCCACGGTGAACAATATCGCCGCCAGCCAGAAGCTGATCCGCGAGAATAGCGACCTGGTGATGCCGGTGCGCAGCACCGCCGACATCCGCAAGGCTAAAGAGCAGGGCAAGACCGGCATCCTCTTCGGCTTCCAGAACGCCCACGCATTCGAGGACCAGATCGGCTATGTCGAGGTGTTCAAGCAGCTCGGCGTGGGCATTGTGCAGATGTGCTACAACACCCAGAACCTGGTCGGCACCGGCTGCTACGAGCGTGACGGCGGGCTGTCCGGCTTCGGCCGCGAGATCGTTGCCGAGATGAACCGTGTCGGCATCATGTGCGACCTCTCGCATGTGGGTTCGAAGACTTCCGAGGAAGTCATCCTCGAATCGAAGAAGCCGGTCACCTATTCCCACTGCCTGCCGTCGGGGCTGAAAGAGCACCCGCGCAACAAGTCCGATGCCGAGCTGAAATTTATCGCCGATCACGGCGGCTTTGTCGGCGTGACCATGTTCGCGCCGTTCCTGGCCAAAGGCATCGACTCGACCATCGACGACTACGCCGAAGCCATCGAGTACGTGATGAACATCGTCGGCGAAGACGCCATCGGTATTGGCACCGATTTCACCCAGGGCCATGGCCAGGACTTCTTCGAGTACCTGACCCACGACAAAGGCTATGCCCGCCGGCTGACCAGCTTCGGCAAGATCATCAACCCGTTCGGCATCCGCACCGTCGGCGAATTCCCCAACCTCACCGAGACTCTGCTCAAGCGCGGCCATTCCGAGCGTGTGGTACGCAAGATCATGGGCGAGAACTGGGTAAGGGGACTGGCAGACGTCTGGGGCGAGTGA
- a CDS encoding DUF5943 domain-containing protein, producing MATHAPEMPIQVDDETGVWTTDALPMLYVPRHFFVNNHIGIEEVLGAEAYAEILYKAGYKSAWHWCEKEAECHGLSGVAVFEHYMKRLSQRGWGLFEIEAIDLEKGTASVRLKHSAFVYVYGKCGRKVDYMFTGWFAGAMDQILQAQGSALRTVAEQVYGGSEEGHDDGLFVVKPR from the coding sequence ATGGCCACCCACGCACCCGAAATGCCTATCCAGGTAGACGACGAAACCGGCGTCTGGACCACCGACGCGCTGCCGATGCTCTATGTGCCGCGGCATTTCTTCGTCAATAACCACATCGGTATCGAGGAAGTACTGGGCGCTGAGGCCTATGCCGAGATCCTTTACAAGGCTGGCTACAAGTCCGCCTGGCACTGGTGCGAGAAGGAAGCTGAATGCCATGGCCTCTCGGGTGTGGCGGTGTTCGAACACTATATGAAGCGCCTGTCGCAACGCGGCTGGGGTCTGTTCGAGATCGAAGCCATCGATTTGGAGAAAGGCACCGCCAGCGTGCGTCTGAAGCACTCGGCCTTTGTGTACGTCTACGGCAAGTGCGGGCGCAAGGTCGACTACATGTTTACCGGCTGGTTTGCCGGCGCCATGGACCAGATTCTCCAGGCCCAGGGCAGTGCGCTGCGCACCGTGGCCGAGCAGGTCTATGGCGGTTCCGAAGAGGGCCACGACGATGGCCTGTTTGTGGTCAAGCCACGCTAA
- the choX gene encoding choline ABC transporter substrate-binding protein: MKLNMRRGLLAAALCTPLLAQAAEPAQCGLIRFADVGWTDITVTTAVTRQLFSELGYRTQVKRLSVPDTYQAMQDGKIDVFLGNWMPSMENDIKPYTANGSVKTLGANLEGAKYTLAVNQAAYDGGLKNFADLARFSKELGGKLYGIEPGNDGNKLIQSMIDKNAFGLAGFSLVESSENGMLAQVKRAEHLKQWVVFLGWAPHPMNNQLQMHYLDGGDEFFGPNYGGASVYTNVRAGLAEECPNATQLLKNLRFSLEMESYLMGAILNKNTNPRREAKAWLKANPQARANWLQGVTRLNGQSIKTAENLADGN; encoded by the coding sequence ATGAAACTGAATATGCGTCGTGGCCTGCTGGCCGCCGCCCTGTGCACTCCACTGCTGGCCCAGGCTGCAGAGCCGGCGCAGTGCGGGTTGATTCGCTTCGCCGATGTGGGCTGGACCGACATCACCGTGACCACCGCGGTCACTCGCCAGCTCTTCAGCGAGCTGGGCTACCGCACCCAGGTCAAACGCCTGTCTGTGCCGGACACCTACCAAGCCATGCAGGACGGCAAGATTGATGTGTTCCTCGGCAACTGGATGCCGAGCATGGAAAACGACATCAAACCCTACACCGCCAACGGCTCGGTAAAGACCCTCGGCGCCAACCTCGAAGGTGCCAAGTACACCCTTGCAGTGAATCAGGCCGCCTATGACGGCGGCTTGAAGAACTTCGCCGATCTTGCGCGCTTCAGCAAGGAACTTGGTGGCAAACTCTACGGTATCGAGCCCGGCAACGATGGCAACAAGCTGATCCAGTCGATGATCGACAAGAACGCCTTTGGCCTTGCCGGTTTCAGCCTGGTGGAGTCTAGCGAGAACGGCATGCTGGCCCAGGTCAAACGCGCCGAACACCTCAAGCAATGGGTGGTGTTTCTCGGCTGGGCGCCGCACCCGATGAACAACCAGCTGCAGATGCATTATCTGGACGGCGGTGATGAGTTCTTCGGTCCCAACTACGGCGGCGCGTCGGTGTACACCAATGTGCGTGCCGGCCTGGCCGAAGAGTGTCCGAACGCCACCCAGCTGCTGAAAAATCTGCGCTTCAGCCTGGAGATGGAAAGCTACCTGATGGGCGCCATTCTCAACAAAAACACCAACCCACGGCGCGAGGCCAAAGCCTGGCTTAAGGCTAATCCACAGGCACGGGCAAATTGGCTGCAAGGCGTAACAAGACTGAACGGTCAATCAATAAAAACCGCCGAAAACCTTGCCGATGGAAATTAA
- a CDS encoding IS5 family transposase — protein MKQMTFADAEYAGKRKQTRKELFLIEMDRVVPWKGLIALIEPHYPKGEGGRPSYPLMAMLRVHLMQNWFGYSDPAMEEALYETTILRQFAGLTLERIPDETTILNFRRLLETHELAAGILAVINGYLGDRGLSLRQGTIVDATLINAPSSTKNKNGKRDPEMHSTKKGNQYYFGMKAHIGVDDESGLVHSVVGTAANVADVTQVDKLLHGEENMVGADAGYTGVEKRPEHEGRQVIWQVAARRSTYKKLGKRSALYKAKRKIEKAKAQVRAKVEHPFRVIKRQFGYVKTRFRGLVKNTAQLVTLFALSNLWMARRHLLTNAGEVRP, from the coding sequence ATGAAGCAGATGACCTTCGCCGACGCCGAGTATGCCGGCAAGCGCAAGCAGACCCGCAAAGAATTGTTCCTGATCGAGATGGATCGGGTAGTGCCATGGAAAGGGTTGATCGCTTTGATCGAGCCGCATTATCCAAAGGGTGAAGGCGGCCGACCGTCCTATCCGCTGATGGCGATGCTGCGAGTGCATCTGATGCAAAACTGGTTCGGTTACAGCGATCCGGCGATGGAAGAGGCGCTGTACGAGACCACCATCCTACGCCAGTTTGCCGGGCTGACTCTGGAGCGCATTCCTGACGAAACCACCATCCTCAACTTCCGCCGCTTGCTGGAAACACACGAACTGGCTGCCGGCATCCTGGCCGTGATCAATGGCTACCTGGGTGACCGTGGTTTGTCGCTGCGCCAAGGCACCATCGTCGATGCCACGCTGATCAACGCGCCGAGTTCAACCAAGAACAAGAACGGTAAGCGTGACCCTGAGATGCACTCAACCAAGAAAGGCAATCAGTATTACTTCGGCATGAAGGCGCACATCGGGGTGGATGACGAGTCTGGCTTGGTGCACAGCGTGGTGGGTACTGCCGCCAACGTGGCGGATGTCACCCAGGTCGATAAGCTGCTGCACGGCGAGGAAAACATGGTGGGGGCCGATGCCGGATATACCGGTGTCGAGAAGCGCCCCGAGCATGAGGGCCGTCAAGTGATCTGGCAGGTTGCAGCACGGCGTAGCACTTACAAGAAACTCGGTAAGCGCAGCGCGCTGTACAAAGCCAAGCGCAAAATCGAGAAGGCCAAGGCCCAAGTGCGAGCCAAGGTCGAGCATCCGTTTCGGGTGATCAAGCGTCAGTTCGGTTATGTGAAGACGCGCTTCCGTGGCCTGGTCAAAAACACGGCGCAACTGGTGACTTTATTCGCGCTGTCAAATCTGTGGATGGCGCGCCGACATTTACTGACGAATGCAGGAGAGGTGCGCCCGTAA
- a CDS encoding quaternary amine ABC transporter ATP-binding protein, whose translation MQSGKIVVENLYKVFGAEPQEAIDLLKQGWSKERILAEKGAVIGVSDVSFSVEEGEIFVLMGLSGSGKSTLIRLINRLVEPSSGNVYIDGQNVAKMPKAELIDLRRRDMSMVFQSFALMPSRSVLDNAAFGLEVAGKGKKEREQRAMQVLKQVGLDTFAHKMPHELSGGMQQRVGLARALTVDPSMIIMDEAFSALDPLKRREMQDVLLELQKTDRRTIIFVSHDIEEAMRIGTRIGIMEGGKLVQVGTPQELIDNPANDYVRNFFNTVDTNRYLTAGQLMADSVPIYVHNGKAPDAQTVCQELQALDKHYAFIVGEQNTFQGSISLERIALLVEGGTTCGLDGQVLKPIQPIPEDLPLDQVIERLVDNEGPIPVVDSNGRYSGAISKGRLLTRLQGEFHE comes from the coding sequence ATGCAGTCTGGAAAAATCGTCGTCGAAAACCTCTACAAGGTGTTCGGCGCAGAGCCACAAGAAGCCATCGACCTGCTCAAACAGGGCTGGAGCAAGGAACGAATTCTTGCGGAAAAAGGCGCGGTAATCGGCGTCAGCGACGTGTCCTTCAGCGTCGAGGAAGGTGAAATTTTCGTGCTGATGGGCCTCTCCGGCTCCGGCAAATCCACCCTGATCCGCCTGATCAACCGCCTAGTTGAACCCAGCAGCGGCAACGTCTACATCGACGGGCAGAACGTCGCCAAGATGCCCAAGGCGGAGCTGATTGATCTGCGCCGCCGCGACATGAGCATGGTCTTCCAGTCCTTCGCCCTGATGCCTTCGCGCAGTGTGCTGGACAACGCCGCCTTCGGCCTCGAAGTGGCCGGCAAGGGCAAAAAGGAGCGCGAACAACGCGCCATGCAGGTACTCAAGCAGGTCGGCCTGGACACCTTTGCGCACAAGATGCCGCATGAGCTGTCCGGCGGCATGCAACAGCGCGTCGGCCTGGCCCGCGCCCTGACGGTTGACCCGTCAATGATCATCATGGACGAGGCGTTTTCCGCCCTCGATCCGCTCAAGCGCCGCGAGATGCAGGACGTGCTGCTGGAGCTGCAGAAGACTGATCGCCGCACCATCATCTTCGTCTCCCACGACATCGAAGAGGCCATGCGCATCGGCACCCGCATCGGCATCATGGAAGGCGGCAAACTGGTTCAGGTCGGCACTCCGCAGGAGCTGATCGACAACCCCGCCAATGACTACGTGCGCAACTTCTTCAACACAGTCGACACCAACCGCTACCTCACCGCCGGCCAATTGATGGCCGACAGCGTGCCGATCTACGTGCACAACGGCAAAGCACCGGACGCACAGACGGTCTGCCAGGAGCTGCAGGCGCTGGACAAGCACTACGCCTTTATCGTCGGCGAGCAGAACACCTTTCAGGGCTCCATCAGCCTGGAGCGGATCGCCCTGCTGGTCGAGGGCGGCACCACCTGCGGCCTCGACGGCCAGGTGCTCAAGCCAATCCAACCGATCCCCGAAGACCTGCCGCTGGACCAGGTGATTGAACGCCTGGTGGACAACGAAGGGCCGATCCCGGTGGTCGACAGCAATGGCCGCTACAGCGGCGCCATCAGCAAAGGTCGCCTGCTGACCCGCCTGCAGGGAGAGTTCCATGAGTGA
- a CDS encoding ABC transporter permease: protein MSEKQLDLGSWVNDVVQHLLDNYSDGFDSIGAVVNGFSEGIEWLLMLPPAWLLIAIFVGLGLWRIGYKFAIFTTVAFVLIVLTGFWEQTVVTLGLTFSATLISLLLGIPLGIWAARSERVATIIRPILDFMQTMPAFVYLIPAAMLFGLGRVPGIIATVIFAMPPAVRLTNLGIRQVNKEIIEAGQSFGCTPRQLLFKVQLPNAMPSIMAGVNQTIMMALSMVIIASMVGAGGLGNDVLASIQRLDIGLGFESGMAVVLLAIILDRITESFGTPQTAKRSSLFSWFSGKLQRQ, encoded by the coding sequence ATGAGTGAGAAACAGCTCGACCTGGGCAGCTGGGTCAATGACGTGGTGCAGCACCTGCTGGACAACTACAGCGATGGCTTTGACAGCATCGGCGCCGTGGTCAACGGCTTTTCCGAAGGCATCGAATGGCTGCTGATGCTGCCGCCGGCCTGGCTGCTGATCGCCATCTTCGTCGGCCTCGGCCTGTGGCGTATCGGCTACAAGTTCGCCATCTTCACCACCGTGGCCTTTGTGCTGATCGTGCTCACCGGCTTCTGGGAACAGACCGTGGTCACCCTCGGCCTGACCTTCTCCGCCACGCTGATCAGCCTGCTACTCGGCATCCCCCTGGGTATCTGGGCAGCGCGCAGTGAGCGGGTAGCGACCATCATCCGGCCGATTCTCGACTTTATGCAGACCATGCCGGCGTTCGTTTACCTGATTCCCGCCGCCATGCTCTTCGGCCTCGGCCGCGTGCCGGGGATCATCGCCACGGTGATCTTCGCCATGCCACCGGCGGTGCGCCTGACCAACCTGGGCATCCGCCAGGTTAATAAAGAGATCATCGAGGCCGGCCAATCCTTCGGCTGCACCCCGCGTCAGCTACTGTTCAAGGTCCAGCTGCCCAACGCCATGCCGTCGATCATGGCCGGGGTCAACCAGACCATCATGATGGCCCTGTCGATGGTGATCATCGCCTCGATGGTTGGCGCAGGCGGCCTGGGCAACGACGTACTGGCGAGTATCCAGCGCCTGGACATCGGCCTCGGTTTCGAAAGCGGCATGGCCGTAGTGTTGCTGGCGATCATTCTCGACCGCATCACGGAAAGTTTCGGTACTCCGCAAACCGCCAAACGCAGCAGTCTGTTCAGTTGGTTCAGCGGCAAGCTTCAACGCCAGTAA
- the gbcB gene encoding glycine-betaine demethylase subunit GbcB, whose product MTTNDFLNPVTTQTWSNGRHMVRCVKVIQETWDVRTFCFMADQPVLYFFKPGQFVTLELEIDGQPVMRSYTISSSPSVPYSFSITIKRVPGGKVSNWLHDNLNEGNELPVHGPVGLFNAIDFPAEKVLYLSGGVGITPVMSMARWFYDTNANVDMVFVHSARSPKDIIYHRELEHMAARINNFSLHVICEKHGLGEAWAGYRGYLNQKMLELIAPDYLEREIFCCGPTPYMNAAKRLLEANHYDMNRYHEESFGATPPEVRAEVKELAAEAADADPVPAADQHQVAFTSTGKSIRVDPGETVHAAAAKLGLHIPKACGMGICGTCKVMKTSGEVAMEHNGGITDEDVAEGYILSCCSVPQGDVAIEY is encoded by the coding sequence ATGACGACGAACGACTTCCTCAACCCGGTTACCACGCAGACCTGGAGCAATGGTCGGCACATGGTGCGCTGCGTCAAAGTCATCCAGGAAACCTGGGACGTGCGCACCTTCTGCTTTATGGCCGATCAACCGGTGCTGTACTTCTTCAAGCCTGGGCAGTTCGTCACCCTGGAGCTGGAGATCGACGGCCAGCCGGTAATGCGCTCCTACACCATATCCAGTTCCCCTTCGGTGCCCTACAGCTTTTCCATCACCATCAAGCGGGTGCCGGGCGGCAAGGTTTCCAACTGGCTGCACGACAACCTCAATGAAGGCAACGAGTTGCCGGTGCACGGCCCGGTCGGGCTGTTCAACGCCATCGACTTTCCCGCCGAGAAGGTGCTCTACCTCAGCGGCGGTGTCGGCATTACCCCAGTGATGTCGATGGCTCGCTGGTTTTACGACACCAACGCCAACGTCGACATGGTCTTCGTGCACAGCGCACGCTCGCCGAAAGACATCATTTACCACCGCGAGCTGGAACATATGGCCGCGCGGATCAACAACTTCAGCCTGCACGTGATCTGCGAGAAACATGGCCTGGGTGAGGCCTGGGCCGGTTATCGCGGCTACCTCAATCAGAAGATGCTGGAGCTGATTGCCCCGGATTATCTGGAGCGGGAGATCTTCTGCTGCGGCCCGACGCCCTATATGAACGCGGCCAAGCGCCTGCTCGAAGCCAACCACTACGACATGAACCGCTACCACGAAGAATCTTTCGGTGCGACGCCGCCGGAAGTACGCGCCGAAGTCAAGGAACTGGCCGCCGAAGCCGCCGATGCCGATCCAGTGCCAGCCGCTGACCAGCACCAAGTGGCCTTCACCAGCACCGGCAAGAGCATTCGTGTCGACCCGGGCGAAACCGTGCACGCCGCCGCTGCCAAACTTGGCCTGCACATCCCCAAAGCCTGCGGCATGGGCATTTGCGGCACCTGCAAGGTCATGAAAACTTCGGGTGAAGTGGCCATGGAACACAACGGCGGCATTACCGACGAAGACGTGGCCGAGGGCTATATCCTGTCCTGCTGCAGCGTGCCGCAGGGTGATGTGGCCATCGAGTATTAA
- a CDS encoding IS5 family transposase, which produces MKQMTFADAEYAGKRKQTRKELFLIEMDRVVPWKGLIALIEPYYPKGEGGRPAYPLMAMLRVHLMQNWFGYSDPAMEEALYETTILRQFAGLSLERIPDETTILNFRRLLEKHELAAGILAVINGYLGDRGLSLRQGTIVDATLINAPSSTKNKDGKRDPEMHQAKKGNQYYFGMKAHIGVDDESGLVHSVVGTAANVADVTQVDKLLHGEENVVRADAGYTGVEKRPEHDGREVIWQVAARRSTYKKLGKSSPLYKAKRKIEKAKAQVRAKVEHPFRVIKRQFSYVKTRFRGLAKNTAQLMTLFALSNLWMARRHLLTNAGEVRL; this is translated from the coding sequence ATGAAGCAAATGACCTTCGCCGATGCCGAGTACGCCGGCAAACGCAAGCAGACCCGCAAAGAGTTGTTCCTGATCGAGATGGATCGGGTGGTGCCGTGGAAGGGTTTGATCGCACTGATCGAACCGTATTACCCCAAGGGTGAAGGCGGTCGGCCGGCCTATCCGCTGATGGCGATGCTACGTGTGCACCTGATGCAGAACTGGTTCGGCTACAGCGACCCGGCGATGGAAGAAGCGCTGTACGAGACCACTATCCTGCGGCAGTTCGCCGGGCTGAGTCTGGAACGTATCCCCGACGAAACCACCATCCTCAACTTCCGTCGTCTGCTGGAGAAACATGAGTTGGCTGCCGGCATCCTGGCCGTCATCAATGGCTATCTTGGCGACCGTGGCCTGTCGTTGCGCCAAGGCACCATCGTCGATGCCACGCTGATCAATGCGCCGAGTTCGACCAAGAACAAGGACGGCAAACGCGACCCAGAGATGCACCAGGCCAAGAAGGGCAACCAATACTACTTCGGCATGAAGGCGCACATTGGCGTGGATGACGAGTCGGGGCTGGTACACAGCGTGGTAGGCACGGCGGCCAACGTGGCGGATGTCACTCAGGTCGACAAGTTGCTGCACGGCGAGGAAAACGTGGTGCGCGCCGATGCGGGTTATACCGGCGTCGAAAAGCGCCCCGAACATGATGGGCGCGAGGTGATCTGGCAGGTTGCTGCCCGCCGCAGCACCTATAAGAAGCTGGGTAAGAGCAGCCCGCTGTACAAAGCCAAACGCAAGATCGAGAAGGCCAAGGCCCAGGTGCGCGCCAAGGTTGAGCACCCGTTCCGGGTGATCAAGCGTCAGTTCAGTTATGTAAAGACACGCTTCCGTGGCTTGGCCAAGAACACGGCGCAACTGATGACGCTGTTCGCGCTGTCGAACCTGTGGATGGCACGCCGACATTTACTGACCAATGCAGGAGAGGTGCGCCTGTAA